From the genome of Streptacidiphilus sp. PB12-B1b:
GGGTGCTGCTGGCCGACGAGCACGAGGTGCTGCAGGTGCTGGCCGCCTCGGACGAGCACACCCGGTTGCTGGAGCTGTTCGCCCTCCAGCACGACCAGGGCCCCTGCGTGGAGTGCTACCAGAGCGGCCGGCCGCGGACCAATATCAGCCTCGGCGACCAGGACGCCGCCCGGAGGTGGCCGCAGTTCACCCCGACCGCCCGCCGATCGGGGTTCGTGTCCGTCACCGCCATCCCGCTGCGGCTGCGCGGCCGGGTCATCGGCGCGCTCGGCCTGTTCCAGACCAGGCCCGACCCCCTCAGCGACGTCGACACCGCTCTGGCCCAGGCCCTGGCGGACGTGGCCACCATCGCCATTCTCCAGCAGCGCACCCTGGCCCACAGCGAGACCGAACGCGGGCAGCTCCAGTACGCGCTCACCAGCCGTATCGTCCTGGAACAGGTCAAAGGCATCCTGGCCGAACGCTGGCAGGTCAGCACCGACGAGGCGTTCGCCGCCTTCCGTAGCTACGCCCGCTCCCACCACCACCAACTCGCCCGGCTGGCCAGGCAGATCGCCGACGGCACATTCGACACCGAGCAGATCCCCCGATCGCCCCAGCACGGTCCGCGCCGCTGACCCCGCGCCCGGGCAACGGCGGAGATCGCCGGAGCCCGAGGCCGACTCGAGGCATTCAAGCCCCGGGTCCGGGCATGCGACCCATGAACCACAGGGCAGAGGGGCACGGCCATGAGCAACCACCAGGAGGCAATGCCCTCCCACGCGACGTTTGTGCTGGACGGCCTTTCCGGAACCACGAAAGCCGCGCGTGGCCTGGCCGCCGCCTTTCTGCGCGGTCCTCCGGCAGCCGTTCCCGAAGAGGCGGCAGCCGATGCGCTGCTGCTGGTGAGCGAGCTGGTCGCCAACGCCGTGCACCACGCACCGGGGCCCTGCGTCCTGGAGCTGGTCGACGACGGAGCCGATCTGGTTGTCGCCGTCAGCGACACCAGCGATGCCCTGCCGCAGCGCCGGGCACCCGACCTGAAGGCTGGCGGCGGCGGCTTCGGCTGGAACCTGCTGACCTCCCTGTCCGCCAGGGTCGCGGTCATCGGGCACCCGGCCGGGGGCAAGACCGTCACCGCGATCCTGCGGTGGCCGTACGGGGCGGGCTTGCAGACGTGACGGGCACCGGATCCCGCGACCCCGGGCGTACGGACGGCAGCGGCCGGTGGTCCGCCGATGACGGGGTAGGCGGTATCCACACCCGGACCGCACGTCCTCCGCGTATCCGCGAGCGGTGGGCCGAACGGGTACGAAGCATCGGCGGCCCTGCCCGCCGACGCGATTGCGGCCCGGGGCGGGTCGCCCGGCGCTGAGCGGGCAGCGGCCCGTATGCGCGCGCTGCACCCCGATGCCACCTCCGACCTGCCGGTGGTGTTCCCCCCTCCATCTCCTGGGTACCCGTGTGTCACACCATGCCGCTCATGTCGGGAACACCCCGTTTCGCTGCGCGGCACACCCCATTCCATGATCGGAATTCCATGAGTACGAAGAAGAACCCCGTGGCCTCCGCAGCCAAGACGGCGAAGAAGGTCGCGGCCAAGGTGCAGGACGCGGTCACCCACGGCAACGAGATCCCGGGCGCCCCGGCTCCGGTGCCGCCGCCCGTCGACGAGCCGACCGAGCCCACCGGGCCGCTGCCGCCGAAGGCGGACCAGAGCGGGCCGCAGACGTACAGCCCGACCGGCCAGGAGACCGGCATCCCGCAGAAGGAGGTCGCCCAGGGCGGCGACCGGCTGACGACGGCGCAGGGCGCACGGCTGTACGACACGGACCACTCGCT
Proteins encoded in this window:
- a CDS encoding GAF and ANTAR domain-containing protein, which encodes MTREQELTKVFVEVADSLIDDFDLIDFLHRLSVRCVELLDVSACGVLLADEHEVLQVLAASDEHTRLLELFALQHDQGPCVECYQSGRPRTNISLGDQDAARRWPQFTPTARRSGFVSVTAIPLRLRGRVIGALGLFQTRPDPLSDVDTALAQALADVATIAILQQRTLAHSETERGQLQYALTSRIVLEQVKGILAERWQVSTDEAFAAFRSYARSHHHQLARLARQIADGTFDTEQIPRSPQHGPRR
- a CDS encoding ATP-binding protein yields the protein MSNHQEAMPSHATFVLDGLSGTTKAARGLAAAFLRGPPAAVPEEAAADALLLVSELVANAVHHAPGPCVLELVDDGADLVVAVSDTSDALPQRRAPDLKAGGGGFGWNLLTSLSARVAVIGHPAGGKTVTAILRWPYGAGLQT